One window of the Candidatus Microbacterium colombiense genome contains the following:
- a CDS encoding carbohydrate ABC transporter permease, translated as MTVTTPTGTTMTETRRITVPNAAKAPRSKRKITVGGVIRIVGLGLWLVITLFPLYWIALTSFKSSSTINSFPIEYWPSEPSLENYVSLFQQSSFGVFLGNSALVAIIAGAVATLIALLSAYVIARFEFRGKGAVLIAFLLTQMIPAFIALGPLYSMMTDLGLVDTKPGLILVYIAVCIPFSTVMLRGFFENVPDALEEAAMIDGCSRLGALFRVLVPVMTPGIIAAFIFNFVNCWNELFLSVVLMNTDANRTVPSALNGFISTFNIDWGSMSAAAVLTILPTMVMFALASRWIVQGLTAGAVKE; from the coding sequence ATGACCGTCACGACACCGACCGGCACCACGATGACCGAGACCCGGCGCATCACGGTCCCCAACGCCGCCAAGGCTCCCCGCTCGAAGCGCAAGATCACCGTCGGGGGTGTCATCCGCATCGTCGGACTCGGCCTGTGGCTCGTGATCACGCTCTTCCCGCTGTACTGGATCGCGCTGACCTCGTTCAAGTCGTCCAGCACGATCAACTCGTTCCCGATCGAGTACTGGCCCAGCGAGCCGTCGCTCGAGAACTACGTGAGCCTGTTCCAGCAGAGTTCCTTCGGGGTGTTCCTCGGCAACTCGGCGCTCGTCGCGATCATCGCGGGAGCCGTCGCGACGCTGATCGCCCTGCTGAGCGCCTATGTGATCGCCCGCTTCGAGTTCCGCGGCAAGGGGGCGGTGCTGATCGCGTTCCTGCTGACGCAGATGATCCCGGCGTTCATCGCGCTCGGACCCCTGTACTCGATGATGACCGACCTCGGGCTCGTCGACACCAAGCCCGGGTTGATCCTGGTCTACATCGCGGTCTGCATCCCGTTCTCCACCGTGATGCTGCGGGGGTTCTTCGAGAACGTGCCCGATGCGCTCGAAGAGGCGGCGATGATCGACGGATGCTCCCGCCTGGGCGCACTGTTCCGGGTGCTCGTGCCGGTCATGACCCCCGGCATCATCGCGGCGTTCATCTTCAACTTCGTCAACTGCTGGAACGAGCTGTTCCTGTCGGTCGTGCTGATGAACACGGACGCGAACCGCACGGTTCCGTCGGCGCTGAACGGCTTCATCTCGACGTTCAACATCGACTGGGGTTCCATGAGCGCCGCCGCCGTGCTGACGATCCTGCCGACCATGGTGATGTTCGCACTCGCGAGCCGCTGGATCGTGCAGGGCCTGACCGCCGGCGCCGTGAAGGAGTAG
- a CDS encoding aldo/keto reductase family protein, with translation MVNYRYLGNSGLKVSEITYGNWVTHASQVGDDAALKTVHAALDVGITTFDTADTYANTAAEVILGKALAGQRREGLEIFTKVYFPTGPKGANDTGLSRKHIFESINGSLQRLGTDYVDLYQAHRFDYETPLEETFQAFADIVRQGKALYIGVSEWTAEQLREGHALAKQLGIQLISNQPQYSMLWRVIEGKVVPASEELGISQIVWSPMAQGVLSGKYLPGQPVPEGSRATDPHSGADFIKALLKDEILTAVQKLKPIAEQAGLSMPQLAIAWVLQNPNVAAALVGASRPEQLAETVKASGVKLDADTLAAIDAALGDTVNRDAEATYSTSPKTRLV, from the coding sequence ATGGTCAACTATCGCTACCTCGGTAACAGCGGTCTCAAGGTCTCTGAGATCACGTACGGCAACTGGGTCACCCACGCTTCTCAGGTCGGCGACGACGCCGCACTCAAGACGGTGCACGCGGCGCTCGACGTGGGCATCACCACTTTCGACACGGCCGACACCTACGCCAACACGGCGGCAGAGGTCATCCTCGGAAAGGCCCTCGCCGGACAGCGCCGCGAGGGGCTGGAGATCTTCACGAAGGTCTACTTCCCGACCGGCCCCAAGGGCGCCAACGACACGGGCCTGAGCCGCAAGCACATCTTCGAGTCGATCAACGGTTCGCTGCAGCGTCTGGGCACCGACTACGTCGACCTGTACCAGGCGCACCGCTTCGACTACGAGACTCCGCTGGAGGAGACGTTCCAGGCGTTCGCCGACATCGTCCGCCAGGGCAAGGCGCTGTACATCGGCGTCTCGGAGTGGACCGCCGAGCAGCTGCGCGAAGGGCACGCGCTCGCGAAGCAGCTCGGCATCCAGCTCATCTCGAACCAGCCCCAGTACTCGATGCTGTGGCGCGTGATCGAGGGCAAGGTCGTTCCGGCATCCGAAGAGCTCGGCATCTCGCAGATCGTCTGGTCGCCGATGGCGCAGGGCGTGCTCAGCGGCAAGTACCTCCCGGGCCAGCCGGTTCCCGAGGGATCGCGCGCGACCGACCCGCACAGCGGCGCCGACTTCATCAAGGCGCTGCTGAAGGACGAGATCCTCACCGCCGTGCAGAAGCTCAAGCCGATCGCCGAGCAGGCGGGCCTGTCGATGCCGCAGCTCGCGATCGCGTGGGTGCTGCAGAACCCGAACGTCGCCGCAGCGCTGGTCGGAGCATCCCGGCCCGAGCAGCTCGCCGAGACCGTCAAGGCCTCCGGCGTGAAGCTCGACGCCGACACCCTGGCCGCGATCGACGCCGCCCTGGGCGACACGGTCAACCGCGACGCCGAGGCCACGTACTCGACCTCGCCGAAGACGCGCCTGGTCTGA
- a CDS encoding PLP-dependent aminotransferase family protein has product MDHGSATSAASTLVRAGEVSSEGLSARLGRWTHGDGTLATRLSQGIAGLIAGGELRPGDRLPAERTLAAASSVSRGTVVAAYADLAENGLVERRQGSGTRIAGSATPAASSLRPGRGEALFSALPNAIDLLRTVPQIPALAVQLIRDHQPRLDLALLPETDPAGLPVLRELIAEMYRAEGTPTTPEQILVTHGAQQAISLVVNALVGPGDVVLAEDVTWPGVTDSVGLRGGTVHGIPMGVDGMDIDALEVAIARLRPVLIAVNPHHQNPTGTRLPAAARHRLVELAAQWGVPVIEDRVVAGISFDGVVPPTLAAERPDAPVIVVESVSKWAWAGLRIGWLRADPVLVRRLRGARQLADQSTSVPGQLIALDLIARADDLRRENTRIHQERLRLLEQLMSEHLPDWRYDPPRGGLSLWVALPLGSSAALARVAATHGVSIAGSAAFAASVSPDDHIRIPFTAPDEVLTEGIRRLGAAWREYRDALSERS; this is encoded by the coding sequence GTGGACCACGGATCGGCCACGAGCGCCGCATCCACGCTCGTGCGCGCCGGAGAAGTCTCCTCCGAGGGTCTGTCGGCCCGACTCGGACGGTGGACGCACGGCGACGGCACACTCGCGACCCGACTGTCGCAGGGCATCGCCGGACTGATCGCCGGGGGTGAGCTGCGACCGGGCGACCGGCTCCCCGCGGAGCGAACCCTCGCCGCCGCGAGCTCCGTGTCACGGGGCACCGTGGTCGCGGCCTACGCCGACCTCGCCGAGAACGGTCTGGTCGAACGGCGTCAGGGGAGCGGCACGCGCATCGCCGGCAGCGCGACACCGGCCGCGTCCTCGCTGCGTCCCGGACGAGGTGAGGCGTTGTTCTCGGCGCTGCCCAACGCGATCGATCTGCTGCGCACCGTGCCGCAGATCCCCGCGCTCGCGGTGCAGCTGATCCGCGACCATCAGCCCCGCCTCGACCTGGCGCTGTTGCCGGAGACCGACCCGGCCGGGCTCCCCGTGCTGCGTGAACTGATCGCGGAGATGTACCGCGCCGAGGGCACCCCGACCACGCCGGAGCAGATCCTGGTGACCCACGGAGCACAACAGGCGATCAGCCTGGTCGTCAACGCCCTCGTCGGCCCCGGAGACGTCGTGCTCGCCGAGGACGTCACCTGGCCGGGGGTCACGGACTCGGTCGGGCTGCGCGGCGGCACGGTGCACGGCATCCCCATGGGCGTCGACGGGATGGACATCGACGCCCTCGAGGTCGCGATCGCGCGACTGCGCCCCGTGCTCATCGCCGTCAACCCGCACCACCAGAACCCCACGGGCACGCGACTGCCCGCCGCCGCACGGCATCGACTGGTCGAACTCGCGGCGCAGTGGGGTGTGCCGGTGATCGAGGACCGCGTGGTCGCCGGCATCTCCTTCGACGGCGTCGTTCCGCCCACTCTCGCCGCAGAGCGGCCGGATGCACCCGTGATCGTCGTGGAGTCGGTGTCGAAGTGGGCGTGGGCCGGTCTGCGGATCGGGTGGCTGCGCGCCGACCCCGTGCTCGTGCGGCGCCTGCGCGGCGCCCGGCAGCTCGCCGACCAATCCACGAGCGTGCCGGGGCAGCTGATCGCCCTCGACCTCATCGCACGTGCCGATGATCTGCGGCGCGAGAACACCCGCATCCACCAGGAGCGACTGCGGCTGCTGGAGCAGCTGATGTCGGAGCACCTTCCCGACTGGCGCTACGACCCGCCCCGAGGTGGACTGTCGCTGTGGGTCGCGCTGCCGCTCGGTTCGTCGGCCGCGCTGGCCCGCGTCGCGGCGACGCACGGCGTCTCGATCGCGGGGAGCGCGGCGTTCGCGGCATCCGTCTCTCCCGACGACCACATCCGCATCCCGTTCACGGCGCCGGACGAGGTGCTCACCGAGGGCATCCGTCGCCTCGGAGCCGCCTGGCGCGAGTACCGGGACGCTCTCAGCGAGCGTTCCTAG
- a CDS encoding DUF4407 domain-containing protein — protein MPYSAHRPGRFDSQGRIILDSDPNADTDDLDFLREFEPTGADDQTRETPVPAPSDSTPDATSDSAPDAASVKPPRQPRARRARKIRTPRTPGSRARTLAILGGAEAEILDRVPGETPRFVQMFFVLAGTALVSAISMLFALTTGVQAAIWLAVPLAIVWALIIFNLDRFLTTTMTSTRNVWKLIGLAIPRVIMAAIIGFVVAEPLVLQVFHNDIAREVASTNITQSQSDQDALETGPEKKALDAATARVAELENQAATGIVAGTDSSSATESAAQATVDDVTAKMTAQQAVIDQARTLYQCELTGEGAGTVPGCTGVNGEGASSDAAQAQLAEAQQTYDALAAQLRTANEELAAAGTAAKENTTTSESTNREQANSQLPAARTTYDQALAAYNTRADAVAQGNAGAIGLLSQISGLNRLSEKEPTILWAHILIAALFFMIELLPVLVKVLTSFGDPSLYEKAAAIRKQVALDKVTAEGFRDRAAIVTEQSQGIQTDAGTGEPQTRAERREAAETQERERAEKRAQAQTLEEQEQLVAPTVG, from the coding sequence ATGCCCTATTCCGCCCATCGACCGGGTCGCTTCGACTCGCAGGGTCGGATCATCCTCGACAGCGACCCGAACGCTGACACGGATGACCTCGACTTCCTGCGCGAGTTCGAGCCCACCGGCGCCGACGATCAGACCCGCGAGACCCCGGTCCCTGCGCCGTCGGACTCGACCCCGGATGCCACCTCTGACTCCGCCCCGGATGCCGCATCCGTGAAGCCGCCGCGTCAGCCCCGCGCCCGTCGCGCCCGCAAGATCCGCACGCCCCGCACCCCCGGATCCCGCGCCCGGACACTCGCGATCCTCGGCGGGGCGGAGGCCGAGATCCTCGATCGCGTGCCCGGCGAGACGCCGCGCTTCGTGCAGATGTTCTTCGTGCTGGCCGGTACCGCTCTGGTCTCGGCGATCTCGATGCTGTTCGCACTGACGACCGGGGTGCAGGCCGCGATCTGGCTCGCCGTGCCCCTGGCGATCGTGTGGGCGCTCATCATCTTCAACCTCGATCGCTTCCTCACCACGACCATGACCTCGACCAGGAACGTCTGGAAGCTCATCGGCCTCGCGATCCCCCGCGTGATCATGGCCGCCATCATCGGCTTCGTCGTCGCCGAGCCGCTCGTGCTCCAGGTGTTCCACAACGACATCGCCCGCGAGGTCGCCTCGACGAACATCACCCAGTCGCAGTCCGATCAGGATGCGCTCGAGACCGGTCCCGAGAAGAAGGCGCTGGATGCCGCGACCGCCCGCGTCGCCGAGCTCGAGAACCAGGCGGCGACGGGAATCGTCGCCGGCACCGATTCGTCGTCGGCGACCGAATCGGCCGCGCAGGCCACGGTCGATGACGTCACCGCGAAGATGACCGCCCAGCAGGCGGTCATCGACCAGGCGCGCACGCTCTACCAGTGCGAGCTCACCGGCGAGGGCGCCGGCACCGTGCCCGGTTGCACCGGGGTCAACGGCGAAGGGGCGAGCTCGGATGCCGCGCAGGCCCAGCTCGCCGAAGCCCAGCAGACCTATGACGCCTTGGCCGCCCAGCTGCGTACCGCCAACGAGGAGCTTGCCGCCGCCGGCACCGCGGCCAAGGAGAACACCACCACCTCGGAGTCGACGAACCGCGAGCAGGCGAACTCGCAGTTGCCCGCCGCCCGCACCACGTATGACCAGGCGCTCGCGGCGTACAACACGCGAGCGGATGCCGTGGCCCAGGGTAACGCCGGCGCGATCGGGCTGCTCAGCCAGATCAGCGGACTGAACCGGCTCAGCGAGAAGGAGCCCACGATCCTGTGGGCGCACATCCTGATCGCGGCACTGTTCTTCATGATCGAGCTGCTGCCCGTGCTGGTGAAGGTGCTCACGAGCTTCGGCGACCCGAGCCTGTACGAGAAGGCCGCGGCGATCCGCAAACAGGTCGCGCTCGACAAGGTGACGGCCGAGGGCTTCCGCGACAGGGCGGCCATCGTGACCGAGCAATCGCAGGGCATCCAGACGGATGCCGGCACCGGCGAACCGCAGACGCGTGCGGAGCGCCGGGAGGCGGCCGAGACGCAGGAACGCGAACGGGCCGAGAAGCGTGCGCAGGCGCAGACGCTCGAGGAGCAGGAGCAGCTGGTCGCTCCGACGGTCGGCTGA
- a CDS encoding TetR/AcrR family transcriptional regulator produces MSSSKDGYHHGDLARALEDAAMQLLERMPAADISLREVARAANVSHNAPYHHFADRLGLLKAIAERSMADLLEQVRAAASGATTPRDVLIDGGSAYIGFAVEHPHAFDAVYDPTVCVPGSPTATMAPLIYGLEAVLADGAAAAGLDRAGDVVALWGLIHGLGTLAAAGHFTLDDALAAHASTVDRLLG; encoded by the coding sequence ATGTCAAGTTCCAAGGACGGCTACCACCACGGCGACCTCGCCCGCGCGCTGGAGGATGCCGCGATGCAGCTTCTGGAGCGGATGCCGGCGGCCGACATCAGCCTGCGTGAGGTCGCCCGTGCAGCGAACGTGAGCCACAACGCGCCCTACCATCACTTCGCCGACAGGCTCGGTCTGCTCAAGGCCATCGCGGAGCGCAGCATGGCCGATCTTCTGGAGCAGGTCCGAGCCGCGGCATCCGGGGCGACGACTCCGCGCGATGTGCTGATCGACGGCGGCTCCGCGTATATCGGCTTCGCCGTCGAGCATCCGCACGCCTTCGACGCCGTGTACGACCCGACGGTGTGCGTTCCCGGTTCGCCGACCGCCACCATGGCACCGCTGATCTACGGCCTCGAAGCGGTGCTCGCCGACGGAGCCGCTGCGGCCGGGCTCGATCGGGCGGGAGACGTCGTGGCGCTGTGGGGACTGATCCACGGGCTGGGCACACTCGCGGCGGCCGGGCACTTCACGCTCGACGACGCCCTCGCCGCGCACGCCTCGACGGTCGACCGCCTGCTCGGCTGA
- a CDS encoding NAD(P)H-dependent oxidoreductase, translating into MPALVIDGHPDARSLTAALAQRYAAGHGDARVLALRDLDFDPHLRFGYRERMTLEPDLIDAKQALHDADTIIVATPLWWGSVPAVLKGFFDRALLPQQEYRYTTLGLPVGLLSARRGRLLLLADTPWFALPFTGLPAQTQVVRNTMRLCGIRSVRTHRMLGVKDAAEPTITRWLDRAERLGTADARKTPDARTPDAPTPDARKNLTPVVAIPAPERQ; encoded by the coding sequence ATGCCTGCTCTCGTGATCGACGGCCACCCCGACGCTCGCTCCCTGACCGCCGCCCTGGCGCAGCGCTATGCCGCAGGTCACGGCGACGCGCGCGTGCTCGCCCTGCGCGATCTGGACTTCGACCCGCACCTGCGCTTCGGCTACCGCGAGCGGATGACACTCGAACCCGACCTCATCGACGCGAAGCAGGCGCTGCACGATGCCGACACCATCATCGTCGCGACACCGCTGTGGTGGGGTTCGGTGCCCGCGGTGCTCAAGGGCTTCTTCGACCGCGCCCTGCTCCCCCAGCAGGAGTACCGCTACACGACGCTCGGCCTGCCGGTGGGACTGCTGTCTGCTCGCCGTGGACGCCTGCTGCTGCTCGCGGACACCCCGTGGTTCGCACTGCCCTTCACCGGGCTGCCCGCGCAGACCCAGGTCGTCCGCAACACGATGCGCCTGTGCGGCATCCGCTCCGTGCGCACGCACCGCATGCTGGGGGTCAAGGATGCCGCCGAGCCCACCATCACCCGCTGGCTCGACCGCGCCGAGCGCCTCGGGACCGCTGACGCCCGCAAGACCCCTGATGCCCGCACCCCTGATGCCCCCACCCCTGATGCCCGCAAGAATTTGACACCTGTTGTCGCAATTCCCGCACCAGAGCGGCAATAG
- a CDS encoding alpha/beta hydrolase, producing MSTALFDGIHAHRVETDRYTANVLERPAADAGSPSATVVFVHGNVSSSHFYQPTMLALPAGVRALAIDLRGFGDSEAAPVDATRGLRDFADDVRAVLDALALDAVHLVGWSMGGGVVLQVALDAPERVQSLTLESPVSPYGFGGTHGADGARNDADGAGTGGGGANPDFVARLAGGDTTAEEQTSPRTVYRTAYVAKPELQAAHEDAWVASMLTTTTGIDNYPGDGVASENWPGFAAGTRGVLNTMAPQHLDLSGIVDLAVKPPILWIRGEKDAIVSDASFFDLNQLGLLGVIPGWPGAEVAPPQPMITQTRAVLDRYAAAGGEYREVVLPDAGHAPHLDEAQVFDAELAAHLGV from the coding sequence ATGTCCACTGCCCTGTTCGACGGCATCCACGCACACCGCGTCGAGACCGACCGCTACACCGCGAACGTGCTCGAGCGTCCGGCGGCCGACGCCGGTTCTCCGAGCGCGACCGTGGTGTTCGTGCACGGCAACGTGTCATCGTCGCACTTCTACCAGCCCACCATGCTCGCGCTGCCGGCCGGGGTGCGCGCGCTCGCGATCGACCTGCGCGGATTCGGCGACAGCGAGGCCGCGCCGGTCGACGCCACGCGCGGACTGCGCGACTTCGCCGACGACGTGCGGGCCGTGCTCGACGCCCTCGCCCTCGACGCGGTGCACCTCGTGGGCTGGAGCATGGGCGGCGGCGTCGTGCTGCAGGTCGCCCTCGATGCGCCGGAGCGTGTGCAGTCGCTCACGCTCGAGTCGCCGGTGTCGCCCTACGGCTTCGGCGGCACGCACGGCGCCGACGGAGCGCGCAACGACGCCGACGGCGCGGGCACGGGTGGCGGCGGCGCGAACCCCGACTTCGTGGCTCGACTCGCGGGAGGAGACACGACCGCGGAGGAGCAGACGTCTCCCCGCACGGTCTACCGCACGGCGTACGTCGCGAAGCCCGAACTGCAGGCCGCGCACGAAGACGCCTGGGTCGCGTCGATGCTCACGACGACGACGGGCATCGACAACTATCCGGGCGACGGCGTGGCCTCGGAGAACTGGCCGGGGTTCGCCGCGGGCACTCGAGGTGTGCTCAACACGATGGCTCCGCAGCATCTCGATCTCTCGGGCATCGTCGATCTCGCGGTGAAGCCTCCGATCCTCTGGATCCGCGGTGAGAAGGACGCCATCGTCTCGGACGCCTCGTTCTTCGACCTGAACCAGTTGGGGCTGCTCGGCGTGATCCCCGGGTGGCCCGGTGCCGAGGTCGCGCCCCCGCAGCCGATGATCACGCAGACGCGCGCCGTGCTCGACAGGTATGCCGCGGCCGGAGGCGAGTACCGCGAGGTCGTGCTCCCGGATGCCGGGCACGCCCCGCACCTCGATGAGGCTCAGGTGTTCGATGCGGAGTTGGCGGCGCACCTCGGGGTGTGA
- a CDS encoding alpha/beta hydrolase yields MSGLALSTFGAADAGPALLAIHGITANGRSWDTVAAHLSRHRLLAPDLRGRGRSNGLPGPHGLRQHATDLAAVLDADGGGARTVLGHSMGAFAAVALAAARPELVSRLVLVDGGFPLALPAGASDGSDLDIGALLGPAAQRLAMEFADDDAYLDFWRQHPAFLGDWSPAVEAYARYDLDGEAPHRRASAVAAAMLQDGAELYGPEWYLDALRSLRMPVTVLRAPRGLTDAEPLYAPGALAGFRDLVPGLEIIEVDDVNHYTILFADRGAASVAAAAISHPNT; encoded by the coding sequence ATGAGCGGGTTGGCGTTGTCGACGTTCGGAGCCGCGGATGCCGGGCCGGCGCTGCTCGCGATCCACGGCATCACGGCGAACGGACGTTCGTGGGACACCGTCGCCGCACACCTCTCACGTCATCGTCTGCTCGCGCCCGACCTGCGTGGGCGCGGGCGCAGCAACGGTCTGCCGGGTCCGCACGGACTGCGGCAGCACGCCACCGACCTCGCCGCGGTGCTCGACGCCGATGGGGGTGGCGCACGCACCGTGCTCGGGCACTCGATGGGGGCGTTCGCCGCGGTCGCGTTGGCCGCTGCGCGCCCCGAGCTCGTGTCCCGTCTGGTGCTGGTCGACGGCGGATTCCCCCTCGCGCTGCCCGCGGGCGCATCCGACGGCAGTGATCTCGACATCGGGGCGCTGCTCGGCCCCGCGGCACAGCGTCTGGCCATGGAGTTCGCCGACGATGACGCCTACCTCGACTTCTGGCGACAGCATCCGGCGTTCCTCGGCGACTGGTCGCCCGCGGTCGAGGCCTATGCGCGCTACGACCTCGACGGGGAAGCGCCGCACCGCCGTGCATCCGCTGTCGCCGCCGCGATGCTGCAGGACGGCGCCGAGCTCTACGGCCCCGAGTGGTATCTCGACGCGCTCCGGTCATTGCGGATGCCGGTGACCGTGCTGCGCGCCCCGCGCGGGCTGACTGACGCCGAGCCGCTGTACGCGCCCGGCGCCCTCGCGGGCTTCCGCGACCTCGTGCCCGGGCTCGAGATCATCGAGGTCGACGACGTGAACCACTACACGATCCTGTTCGCCGATCGCGGCGCCGCATCTGTCGCCGCGGCCGCGATATCCCACCCGAACACCTGA
- a CDS encoding 3-hydroxybutyrate dehydrogenase has translation MTPPGNARGTDLKGRTALVTGAASGIGAACAVALADAGAHVLVADRDADGAARVAASVGGEAVVVDLADLDALAERTFDADILVNNAGIQTVAPIIDFDPLVFRRMIDIMVTAPFLLTRAVLPGMYARGWGRVVNISSVHGIRASEFKSAYVTAKHALEGLSKVTALEGAAHGVTSNCLNPGYVRTPLVEKQIADQARVHGIPESEVVEKVMLVESAIKRLLEPAEVADLALWLCGDSAASVTGASYAMDGGWSAR, from the coding sequence ATGACGCCGCCGGGGAACGCCCGCGGCACCGATCTGAAGGGACGGACCGCGCTCGTCACGGGCGCGGCCAGCGGGATCGGTGCCGCGTGCGCCGTCGCCCTCGCCGATGCCGGAGCACACGTTCTGGTCGCGGACCGCGACGCCGACGGCGCCGCCCGGGTCGCGGCATCCGTCGGGGGAGAGGCCGTCGTCGTCGACCTGGCCGATCTCGATGCTCTCGCCGAGCGCACGTTCGACGCCGACATCCTGGTGAACAACGCCGGCATCCAGACCGTGGCGCCGATCATCGACTTCGACCCGCTCGTCTTCCGCCGCATGATCGACATCATGGTCACCGCACCGTTCCTGCTCACCCGCGCCGTGCTGCCCGGCATGTATGCCCGGGGCTGGGGGCGGGTCGTCAACATCAGCTCGGTGCACGGGATCCGGGCGAGCGAGTTCAAGTCGGCCTACGTGACCGCCAAGCACGCGCTGGAGGGCCTCTCGAAGGTCACGGCACTGGAAGGTGCGGCCCACGGTGTGACCAGCAACTGCCTCAACCCCGGCTACGTGCGCACGCCTCTCGTCGAGAAGCAGATCGCCGATCAGGCGCGGGTGCACGGCATCCCCGAGTCCGAGGTGGTCGAGAAGGTCATGCTCGTCGAGTCCGCCATCAAGCGACTGCTGGAGCCGGCCGAGGTCGCGGACCTCGCCCTCTGGCTCTGCGGAGACAGCGCCGCGTCGGTCACGGGTGCCTCGTATGCGATGGACGGCGGATGGAGCGCGCGATGA
- a CDS encoding LysR family transcriptional regulator, which translates to MMAHIPTPPLRADDLLVLLAVSRSGRYTTAGERLGLNHTTIARRIAALEAQLGGRVLSRQDGGWELTPLGTRALAAAEHVERALGGLDTRDDARIEGLIRLSATDGFSGFVAAPAMAALQERHPDVRLEIITGTRQASQNRAGADLEVVVGRPQVRRARAIPLAEYALGLYASRDYLRRHPTPRTIDDLAGKPLVYFIESMLHVDSLDDARRAVPGMTDAVASTNVYVHVDATRGGAGFGLLPAFLADPHDDLVRLLPDLVAQRLPYWLVARPDALRQPAVAAFLEVLQQRLTAVRPQLLGER; encoded by the coding sequence ATGATGGCGCATATTCCCACACCCCCGCTCAGGGCTGACGACCTGCTCGTGCTCCTCGCCGTCTCGCGAAGCGGACGGTACACGACCGCCGGTGAGCGACTCGGCCTCAACCACACCACGATCGCCCGACGCATCGCCGCGCTCGAAGCGCAGCTGGGCGGCCGAGTCCTCTCCCGTCAGGACGGCGGGTGGGAGCTCACACCGCTGGGCACCCGCGCGCTCGCCGCCGCCGAGCATGTGGAGCGTGCGCTCGGCGGACTCGACACCCGCGACGACGCGCGCATCGAGGGGCTCATCCGTCTCTCAGCGACCGACGGCTTCAGCGGCTTCGTCGCCGCCCCCGCGATGGCGGCTCTTCAGGAACGGCACCCCGATGTGCGGCTCGAGATCATCACCGGCACCCGGCAGGCGTCGCAGAACCGCGCCGGAGCCGACCTCGAGGTCGTCGTCGGGCGTCCGCAGGTACGCCGCGCCCGCGCCATCCCCCTCGCCGAGTACGCCCTGGGCCTCTACGCGAGCCGCGACTATCTGCGACGGCATCCGACGCCCCGGACGATCGACGACCTGGCGGGCAAGCCACTGGTGTACTTCATCGAATCGATGCTGCACGTCGACTCGCTCGACGATGCACGACGCGCGGTTCCCGGCATGACGGATGCCGTGGCCAGCACCAACGTGTATGTGCACGTCGATGCGACCCGCGGTGGGGCCGGTTTCGGACTGCTGCCCGCGTTCCTCGCCGATCCGCACGACGACCTGGTGCGGCTCCTGCCGGACCTCGTCGCGCAGCGCCTGCCGTACTGGCTGGTCGCCCGTCCCGACGCCCTGCGCCAACCCGCGGTGGCCGCGTTCCTGGAGGTGCTGCAGCAGCGCCTGACCGCCGTGCGCCCCCAGCTCCTCGGCGAGCGCTGA